DNA sequence from the Chitinophaga flava genome:
GGTGCTGGATGGCGAAATCATTGTGCTGGACAACAAAAAAAATTCTCACTTTCAATTACTCCAGAATTATAAAACTACCGGTAAAGGTAACCTCGTATACATGGTCTTCGACCTGTTACACCTCAATGGCAGCGAATTACAACAGCTCACACTACTGGAACGAAAGAGCCTGTTAAAAGACCTGGTAGACCAGCTGAATGATAAAAGGGTACAGTTTTCTGCTCATGTACTGAAGAAGGGAAAGGATTTTTTCCAGAAGGCACAACAACAGCAGTGGGAAGGTATTATAGCGAAGAAAACCGATAGCACATACGAAGAAGGCAGGAGAACCATGTCGTGGCTGAAGATAAAAGTCACTAACGAGCAGGAAGCTCTTATCTGTGGCTTCACCGCCCCCAGAGGCAGCCGCAAGAAACTGGGCGCATTGGTACTGGGCTTGTATGAAGATAAAAAGCTGAAGTATATCGGCAACTGCGGCGGAGGTTTTAATGATGCCATGCTCACCATACTGTACAACAAGCTGATGCCGCTGGTGCAGAAGACTTCGCCTTTTACGCAGAAAATAAAGACAGACATGCCCGTTACCTGGGTCAAACCCAAACTGGTATGTCAGGTGAAGTTCTCCGAATGGACCGGTGATGGTATCCTCCGTATGCCTGTATTCCTGGGACTGAGAGAAGATAAACCCGCTGCGGACATACATCCGGAAACACCTAAATCCATGACCATGACAACAGCAACAGCGGAAAATAATCGCGCCATCACCCTGAATGGTAAAAAGGTGTCCCTCACCAACCAGCAGAAAATATACTGGCCAAAAGAAAATATTACCAAAGGACAGCTGATCGATTATTACCTGTCTGTAGCCAGTTATATCCTGCCACACCTGAAAGACAGACCGCTGTCGTTACATCGTTTCCCTAACGGGATTACACACCCTTCTTTTTACCAGAAAGACCTGGACCTGGAACAAACACCTGACTGGATTAAAAGCATTCCGCTGATGGCTGCTTCCACTGGTAAAAAAGTAGATTATCTGCTCTGCAATAACCAGGCTACACTGGCTTATATGATCAACCTGGGCTGCATTGAGGTCAACCCCTGGCTGTCGCGTACTTCCAGCCTGGATAATCCTGACTTTGTAG
Encoded proteins:
- the ligD gene encoding DNA ligase D, producing MLATLVDAPFNDADWLFETKWDGYRAIATVQQHKVSLYSRNEKDFSRDYPAVVAAVENIAHNVVLDGEIIVLDNKKNSHFQLLQNYKTTGKGNLVYMVFDLLHLNGSELQQLTLLERKSLLKDLVDQLNDKRVQFSAHVLKKGKDFFQKAQQQQWEGIIAKKTDSTYEEGRRTMSWLKIKVTNEQEALICGFTAPRGSRKKLGALVLGLYEDKKLKYIGNCGGGFNDAMLTILYNKLMPLVQKTSPFTQKIKTDMPVTWVKPKLVCQVKFSEWTGDGILRMPVFLGLREDKPAADIHPETPKSMTMTTATAENNRAITLNGKKVSLTNQQKIYWPKENITKGQLIDYYLSVASYILPHLKDRPLSLHRFPNGITHPSFYQKDLDLEQTPDWIKSIPLMAASTGKKVDYLLCNNQATLAYMINLGCIEVNPWLSRTSSLDNPDFVVMDLDPQNIDFKYVVEAALHIKDFLDQYQLQSFCKTSGSEGLHIYIPTGGKYSYDTSRLFAEYIARHVHRELPQTTSVTRTKSDRNKKVYLDYLQNRVAQTVAAPYSVRPKPGATVSMPLSWKEVNESLRISDFDIFNSLQRINEAGDLWEDILQTKNDLHRFISNVEKHTKA